The DNA sequence CTCGACCTGGGCTCGAACCAGGGACCTACGGATTAACAGCAACGGAGTCTCGGAAAATCCACAACCAATACAAGCGGTTGCGTCTGTTAAACCTCGGTGCGCTATGAAGTGCGCTAAAAAAGTTTCGATGTATTTCTCAGAAAACACTTATCAAAACTATAGGTAATGCCATATACTGAATACTGTTTATATATACAGTTAAAGGCTACAAATGGCTAATTTAAAGAAATACGAGGTTGGTTACGACCGTAAGGCAGAAAATTGGAAGTTAAAAGAGCAAGGCAGTAGCAAAGTCATAGCAGAGTCTGGCATTAAGGCGGGCTTGGTAACTGGTGGAAAATTAGCTCAGCTCCTTAGAGGTGAAGGCGGTTCAGTTCGAATCAAAAAAATGGACAACAAGATACAAGAGGAGAGAACGTATCCACGCTCAAAAGATCCTCAGAAGTCAAAAGGCTGAATATGAATCTAGTTAAAGCCGAAATTGTTAATTTTCGTTCAATTAAAAACTTGGAGATTAATTTTTCACCTGCGTGTAGGACGCTTGTTGGAATAAATGAATCAGGCAAGACGAACATTCTTAAAGCCTTAGCGTTTCTAGATAAAAATAAAAAAATTGACCTAGCTGATCTACGATACCCTCTGCAGGGTGAATCGCAGATTCAAGAATCCTATATAAAGTTTCATTTCTCGCTAAATGATTCACAGATTAGTGAGCTTATACAGGATTCTTTAGGTGAATTACTCTGCTCCGCCAAATCATCATCTAAGATATTTCAATTTAACGAGAAGTGGGTTGGGTTGAAAAGTGCATTTGAAGACTGCAATACAGTTTTTTATCGCGTAGACATCTTAAATGACAAGCGAACTTATAGTTACACCGTATTGAACGATGCCTTTCAATATGCAAATTCAATGTGGTTTAAGCCAAATTTATCGGTTGTGGGGGATGCAAAGGTATCGCCAGAGGATTTGAGGTTTATAAAAGATTTTGCATTTATTAACGCACAAGATTACCCCGATATACCAACGCATTACTTCAGCGAAATCACTCATGATGATTGGAGCAATTGGCTTGGAAACTCTATAGTCTCTAAGTTAGAGAAGTTATTTCCAAAATGTATTTTTTGGGATTATCAAGACAAGAATTTATTGCCATCATCAATTGATTTGAATGCATTTTTGCAAAATCCCGATAGCTGCCTCCCCCTTAAGAATATGTTTGAGTTAATGGGAATTGATAATATTCAGGAAGTCATTAATAGGGAACGAAGCAGTAACAAATTTGGACTGAGAAATTTGTTTGAAAGAGTTGGGCGGACTGCAACCGACCATGTGAGCAAGGTCTGGAAAGAATGCAGAGATCTTCAAATAACTTTGGAGCCTAATGGTCCCGTTACTATTGAGGCAGGCATCAAGGATTCATTCAATAGGTTTGAGCTCATAAATCGAAGCGACGGATTCAAAAGGTTTATTTCTTTTTTAATTATGATTTCCGCCAAGGTTAACGCGGGGACGCTTGAAAATACTCTTATCTTGATTGACGAGCCTGAAAATGGATTGCATCCATCAGGCGCGAGGTACCTTCAAAAAGAGTTGGTTAATATCTCCAAAAATAACGCAGTGGTGTTTAGTACACATTCTATTTTCATGATTGATAAATCATGCCTAGAAAGGCAGTTAATAGTCAAAAAGAAGGATGAGGTAACTGAAGCAATAGATGTTAATACTTCAAACTTTAGCGATGAAGAGGTGATTTATAA is a window from the Polynucleobacter difficilis genome containing:
- a CDS encoding DUF2188 domain-containing protein — translated: MANLKKYEVGYDRKAENWKLKEQGSSKVIAESGIKAGLVTGGKLAQLLRGEGGSVRIKKMDNKIQEERTYPRSKDPQKSKG
- a CDS encoding AAA family ATPase; this encodes MNLVKAEIVNFRSIKNLEINFSPACRTLVGINESGKTNILKALAFLDKNKKIDLADLRYPLQGESQIQESYIKFHFSLNDSQISELIQDSLGELLCSAKSSSKIFQFNEKWVGLKSAFEDCNTVFYRVDILNDKRTYSYTVLNDAFQYANSMWFKPNLSVVGDAKVSPEDLRFIKDFAFINAQDYPDIPTHYFSEITHDDWSNWLGNSIVSKLEKLFPKCIFWDYQDKNLLPSSIDLNAFLQNPDSCLPLKNMFELMGIDNIQEVINRERSSNKFGLRNLFERVGRTATDHVSKVWKECRDLQITLEPNGPVTIEAGIKDSFNRFELINRSDGFKRFISFLIMISAKVNAGTLENTLILIDEPENGLHPSGARYLQKELVNISKNNAVVFSTHSIFMIDKSCLERQLIVKKKDEVTEAIDVNTSNFSDEEVIYNALGYSIFEGLSEKNILFEGWKDKKLFQVALGGKPPERHSNIKSLFKTLGVAHLQGASDARRVAPLLELANRKYLIVSDADDRAKSEQASFNGIGKWKRWDEISPLHKIITGEDFIKNDFVLKCLRLALKESGLSIEVSEEDLAGNGGKIAAIDKFLGRHMQKDKRKPFIDRLKDRMANQLTRKDLEDYFYDYLAELPSQFD